The following proteins are encoded in a genomic region of Pikeienuella piscinae:
- a CDS encoding ABC transporter permease codes for MARKQAVTKPLPSFANIRVIVALMMREMSTRYGRSAGGYMWALLEPVGMIAIMSVVFGMAMRSPSIGSSFPLFFATGFLTFQFYTELSSFSSSAINMNKPLLTYPRVTPIDAILARFLLQFFTLATSAIVIFSGIIYFEEIRTIYDFTAMLKAVGYASLLGLGVGATNTVIFTFVPTYQNVWKIINRPMFLISGVFFTYEDMPRTVQDILWFNPVMHVIGLMRRGFYPSYHATYVSEFYVGGMAIGFLTIGFFLVYSNKTALIETR; via the coding sequence GTTGCGCTGATGATGCGCGAGATGTCGACCCGTTACGGCCGCTCGGCCGGCGGCTACATGTGGGCGTTGCTCGAACCGGTTGGCATGATCGCGATCATGTCGGTGGTTTTCGGCATGGCGATGCGCTCGCCTTCGATCGGCAGCAGCTTCCCGCTGTTCTTCGCCACCGGCTTCCTCACTTTTCAGTTCTATACGGAGCTTTCGTCGTTCTCGTCGAGCGCGATCAACATGAACAAGCCCCTGCTGACCTATCCGCGGGTGACGCCGATCGATGCGATCCTGGCGCGGTTCCTCCTGCAGTTCTTCACGCTGGCCACTTCGGCGATCGTCATTTTCTCCGGCATCATCTATTTCGAGGAAATCCGCACGATCTACGATTTCACCGCGATGCTGAAAGCGGTGGGCTACGCCAGCCTGCTCGGGCTCGGCGTCGGCGCGACGAACACGGTGATTTTCACCTTCGTGCCGACCTATCAGAACGTCTGGAAGATCATCAACCGGCCGATGTTCCTGATTTCCGGCGTTTTCTTCACCTATGAGGACATGCCGCGCACGGTGCAGGATATCCTCTGGTTCAACCCGGTGATGCACGTCATCGGGTTGATGCGGCGGGGCTTCTACCCCAGTTATCACGCAACCTATGTCTCCGAGTTCTATGTCGGCGGCATGGCGATCGGATTTCTGACGATCGGGTTCTTTCTGGTATACTCCAACAAGACCGCCCTGATCGAAACGCGGTGA
- a CDS encoding ABC transporter ATP-binding protein: MIELIDLSKEYRSGSIRRTIAENINLTIPRGRSLGLLGRNGAGKSTLLRMIAGTVEPDSGRIIRHATVSWPLGFAGSFHGMMTGAQNVRFVARIYGRDPDMLIAYVADFSELGEALYMPVNAYSSGMRARLAFGVSMGIDFDYYLVDETTAVGDVNFKKKCRKVFAERLAASDVIMVSHATATLIDYCKAGVVLEDGRVTYYENIADAVEAHEANMAMR, encoded by the coding sequence ATGATCGAACTGATCGACCTCTCGAAAGAATATCGTTCCGGGTCTATCCGGCGAACGATCGCGGAGAACATCAACCTGACGATCCCGCGCGGGCGGAGCCTCGGGCTGCTGGGGCGGAACGGTGCGGGAAAATCGACGCTGCTGCGCATGATCGCCGGCACGGTGGAGCCGGATTCGGGGCGCATCATTCGCCACGCGACGGTCTCCTGGCCGCTCGGATTCGCCGGCAGCTTTCACGGCATGATGACCGGGGCGCAGAACGTCCGGTTCGTCGCCCGCATCTACGGGCGCGACCCGGACATGCTGATCGCCTATGTCGCCGATTTTTCCGAACTCGGCGAAGCGCTTTACATGCCGGTCAACGCCTATTCCTCCGGCATGCGCGCCCGGCTCGCCTTCGGCGTCTCGATGGGAATCGATTTCGACTACTATCTGGTGGACGAGACGACGGCGGTCGGCGACGTCAATTTCAAGAAGAAATGCCGCAAGGTCTTCGCGGAAAGACTGGCCGCCTCTGACGTGATCATGGTCTCGCACGCGACCGCGACGCTTATCGATTATTGCAAGGCCGGCGTGGTGCTGGAGGATGGAAGGGTCACCTATTACGAGAATATCGCGGATGCGGTCGAAGCGCATGAAGCCAATATGGCGATGCGCTGA
- a CDS encoding capsule biosynthesis protein, producing the protein MTERKSFLFLQGHHSKFWLQLADALKAEGHAVAKVRLSGQDWLYWPRLGARSYRGPKAGWRPWLDAYLADEGITDVIYYADRHPWNIDALDAAKAAGVRAWTIEFGYLRPNWLTLEPEAMGAFSRFPKDPDVIRRLGAPGPDDPHDDAALYPSGFIAEAMADIGMYASTIAGFGFYPHYRLDLPFSIFTHYYHWIATLLSERRDERAARAVQARCATADSDYTLFAMQLAQDYQIRASSPYGDYAEMIEEVLDSMARAAPATRRLVVKMHPLDSDYLNWRRRVPEMARRRGLGGRVDLIRGGDLGLLIRHAKGAVMANSTVGLHSIRAGTPVKVLGSAVYDMPGLTHQGSLDSFWTAPEPVDHTLEAALVRALAREIQIKGSFFHPEGRKRAVAEAVERLTRRPFPDWAR; encoded by the coding sequence GTGACTGAACGGAAGAGCTTCCTGTTCCTGCAAGGGCATCACTCGAAGTTCTGGCTGCAGCTCGCGGACGCGCTGAAGGCCGAAGGACACGCCGTCGCCAAGGTGCGGCTTTCCGGACAGGACTGGCTCTACTGGCCGCGACTCGGGGCGCGCTCCTACCGCGGGCCGAAGGCGGGCTGGCGACCCTGGCTCGACGCCTATCTGGCGGACGAGGGAATCACGGACGTCATTTACTACGCCGACCGGCATCCCTGGAATATCGACGCGCTGGATGCGGCGAAAGCCGCCGGCGTCCGCGCCTGGACGATCGAGTTCGGGTATCTCCGGCCGAACTGGCTGACGCTGGAGCCTGAAGCGATGGGAGCGTTCTCGCGCTTTCCGAAGGATCCGGACGTCATTCGCCGGCTTGGCGCGCCCGGGCCGGATGATCCGCACGATGACGCGGCGCTCTATCCCAGCGGTTTTATCGCTGAGGCGATGGCGGATATCGGTATGTATGCGTCCACCATCGCCGGTTTCGGATTCTATCCGCACTACCGGTTGGATCTGCCGTTTTCGATCTTCACCCATTACTATCACTGGATCGCGACGCTCCTGAGCGAACGCCGGGACGAGCGGGCGGCGCGGGCCGTTCAGGCGCGCTGCGCGACGGCGGATTCCGACTACACGCTCTTCGCCATGCAACTTGCGCAGGACTATCAGATCCGGGCCTCCTCGCCCTATGGCGATTACGCGGAGATGATCGAGGAGGTGCTCGACTCGATGGCGCGCGCGGCGCCGGCGACGCGGCGGCTGGTGGTCAAGATGCACCCCCTGGACAGCGATTATCTGAACTGGCGCCGCCGCGTGCCGGAAATGGCCCGGCGGCGTGGGCTGGGCGGCCGCGTCGATCTGATTCGGGGCGGCGATCTCGGCCTCCTCATCCGTCACGCCAAGGGCGCGGTGATGGCCAACTCTACGGTCGGGCTGCACAGCATACGGGCCGGGACGCCGGTGAAGGTGCTGGGGAGCGCGGTCTACGACATGCCCGGTCTTACGCATCAGGGGTCTCTGGATAGCTTCTGGACGGCGCCGGAGCCGGTGGATCACACGCTCGAGGCGGCGCTGGTGCGCGCGCTCGCCCGCGAGATCCAGATCAAGGGTTCGTTCTTTCATCCGGAGGGCCGGAAGCGCGCCGTGGCCGAGGCCGTTGAGCGGCTTACCCGCCGGCCGTTCCCCGACTGGGCGCGCTGA